One Rhinoraja longicauda isolate Sanriku21f chromosome 21, sRhiLon1.1, whole genome shotgun sequence genomic region harbors:
- the naa60 gene encoding N-alpha-acetyltransferase 60 isoform X2 → MTDIASSTVLSEIQLRLLCHDDIDTVKQLCGDWFPIEYPDSWYRDITSNNKFFSLAATYKGGIVGMIVSEIKSRTKDGDILASGFPVETQVAYILSLGVVKEFRKHGIGSLLLESLKDHISTTAQDHCKAIYLHVLTTNSTAIHFYENRDFKQHHYLPYYYSIRGVLKDGFTYILYINGGHPPWTIFDYIQHIGSSLVNLRPCSIPQRIYRQAQNIIRSFLPWPGIAAKSGIEYSRAM, encoded by the exons ATGACAGACATTGCATCCTCCACTGTACTGAGTGAAATACAACTTCGCCTCCTCTGTCATGATGACATAGATACAGTGAAGCAGCTCTGTGGTGACTGGTTCCCAATAGA GTATCCAGATTCATGGTACAGAGACATCACTTCAAACAACAAGTTCTTTTCTCTCGCTGCCACATACAAAGGTGGCATTGTGGGAATGATTGTGTCCGAAATAAAAAGTAGAACAAAG GATGGAGATATCCTGGCCTCGGGTTTTCCTGTAGAGACACAAGTTGCATACATCTTAAGTCTAGGAGTTGTAAAAGAATTCCGAAAACATGGAATAG GTTCATTATTACTTGAAAGTCTGAAGGATCACATTTCAACCACTGCTCAAGATCATTGCAAAGCGATCTATTTGCATGTCCTTACTACTAACAGTACAGCCATCCACTTCTATGAAAACAGGGACTTTAAGCAACATCACTATCTGCCCTATTATTACTCGATACGTGGTGTTTTAAAGGATGGCTTCACTTACATTCTTTATATCAATGGGGGACATCCTCCTTGGACAATCTT TGACTATATCCAACATATTGGCTCATCTCTGGTGAATCTGAGGCCTTGCTCCATTCCGCAGCGAATATACCGTCAGGCACAGAACATTATCCGCAGTTTTTTACCCTGGCCTGGTATCGCAGCAAAGAGCGGTATTGAGTACAGCAGAGCAATGTGA
- the naa60 gene encoding N-alpha-acetyltransferase 60 isoform X1 yields the protein MTDIASSTVLSEIQLRLLCHDDIDTVKQLCGDWFPIEYPDSWYRDITSNNKFFSLAATYKGGIVGMIVSEIKSRTKVHKEDGDILASGFPVETQVAYILSLGVVKEFRKHGIGSLLLESLKDHISTTAQDHCKAIYLHVLTTNSTAIHFYENRDFKQHHYLPYYYSIRGVLKDGFTYILYINGGHPPWTIFDYIQHIGSSLVNLRPCSIPQRIYRQAQNIIRSFLPWPGIAAKSGIEYSRAM from the exons ATGACAGACATTGCATCCTCCACTGTACTGAGTGAAATACAACTTCGCCTCCTCTGTCATGATGACATAGATACAGTGAAGCAGCTCTGTGGTGACTGGTTCCCAATAGA GTATCCAGATTCATGGTACAGAGACATCACTTCAAACAACAAGTTCTTTTCTCTCGCTGCCACATACAAAGGTGGCATTGTGGGAATGATTGTGTCCGAAATAAAAAGTAGAACAAAGGTACACAAAGAG GATGGAGATATCCTGGCCTCGGGTTTTCCTGTAGAGACACAAGTTGCATACATCTTAAGTCTAGGAGTTGTAAAAGAATTCCGAAAACATGGAATAG GTTCATTATTACTTGAAAGTCTGAAGGATCACATTTCAACCACTGCTCAAGATCATTGCAAAGCGATCTATTTGCATGTCCTTACTACTAACAGTACAGCCATCCACTTCTATGAAAACAGGGACTTTAAGCAACATCACTATCTGCCCTATTATTACTCGATACGTGGTGTTTTAAAGGATGGCTTCACTTACATTCTTTATATCAATGGGGGACATCCTCCTTGGACAATCTT TGACTATATCCAACATATTGGCTCATCTCTGGTGAATCTGAGGCCTTGCTCCATTCCGCAGCGAATATACCGTCAGGCACAGAACATTATCCGCAGTTTTTTACCCTGGCCTGGTATCGCAGCAAAGAGCGGTATTGAGTACAGCAGAGCAATGTGA